Below is a window of Paenibacillus thermoaerophilus DNA.
CAAACGGATGCCGGACACGGCTCCTTCCGCCGCCGAAGAACTGAGAAGCCTGATCGATCTGGCGTTGGCGACGCGCGATCGGGAATGGTTTGAAGAATTGAGCGCTCGGCTTGCGGCTCTGCCGTCGGCTGCCGCCGATCGGTCGGCAGGGGCCCCGTCCCGCACCCGCCCATCGGCACTTCATCGCATCCAGGAATAATTCAGAACAAAAAGGAGACGATACAGATGGCAGTTATTCATACGACAGATGCGGAGTTTCAACAAACCATAAAAGAGGGCGTTGTACTGGTCGATTTCTGGGCACCTTGGTGCGGTCCGTGTCGAATGATCTCGCCGATTCTGGATGAACTGAGCGAGAAGCTCGGAGATGCCGCGACGATCGCGAAGATCAACGTGGATGAAAACCCCGAGACGGCCGGACGCTTCGGCGTGATGAGCATTCCGACGCTCAAACTGTTCAAAGATGGCGTCGAAGTAAACACGCTGGTCGGGGTTCGTCCTCTGGCGGAGCTGGAAGCGGCGGTTCGGGAGCATCTGGGGTAAGTGGTAAGGTG
It encodes the following:
- a CDS encoding IDEAL domain-containing protein is translated as MGAIVRIREGDWVSGTSTQDEKLIGFVESVNDNGIVKIRVTQSDREDAVGTSVEAQSAKVKRMPDTAPSAAEELRSLIDLALATRDREWFEELSARLAALPSAAADRSAGAPSRTRPSALHRIQE
- the trxA gene encoding thioredoxin, with amino-acid sequence MAVIHTTDAEFQQTIKEGVVLVDFWAPWCGPCRMISPILDELSEKLGDAATIAKINVDENPETAGRFGVMSIPTLKLFKDGVEVNTLVGVRPLAELEAAVREHLG